The Lepus europaeus isolate LE1 chromosome 5, mLepTim1.pri, whole genome shotgun sequence genome includes the window GCGGTCTGGGGTCCCCCCACTGCCCAGTAGACACGGCCCTATTCAGCTCGCttctcaggagccaggtgcggcTGGGACCTCAGAGAAACAAAAGCGGTGGGGGCTTGCCTCCCTGCGGCCCAGCGCTGCCGGAGCAGTTACAAGGCCTGGGGCTCCGGACGCGGGTCATTACGGAGGGCCTGTGGGGAACCCGAGGCCGTAGTACCCTTTACCTTACAGAATATGCCGCCGGGGTCTTTGGGGGCATCAGAGGAATGTCAGAGGGATTTCCTGgtctcctgctgcccccagcccccaaaggagggcgctctctctctctctctctctccaggaactcacctcccccccccccccgtgccagccagcccctccctgcctctccctgccacaCTCCCCTCCTCCCCGTGCTGAGAACTTGGAGTTGGGCCTTCTTAACATCACCCGCCCTCTCCTCCCCGCGGCCCAGCCTTGGGACCTGGTCAGGTTCAGTCAACTTTCCATCTCGGGGATTCAGACCCAAACAGCTGAGTTCACATCAAAGCCGGAGGGTGAGGCCTCCAGGGCCTTGGGGCACCTTGCGGCAGGACTGTCCGCTCTCCGGGGCTCCCCGGTGCCCGGGAAGGCGCAGCGGCTGGAGCCCTTGGAGTGGCTGCGCTTCTTGACTTTCTGGGAGCGCCCGGCCCGGGGCTCAGAGGCTGTGGGCGTCACCCAGCCTGGCTTCTCCTTCAGCAGCCGGTCCCGGTCAGGCCGCACGCTTCTCAGGAACTTCCTAAAGATGTTGGCGGTCAAGGCGAACTTGCGGCCCAGCTCCCGGGGCTGGCCTTTCtctgcctggggctcccctgccCCCCGAGGCTCACCCTTCTCCCCAGACTTCTCCAGTTCTGGTAAGTCCAGCCAGTTGCCCACCAGGTCCGCAAAAACATTGTCCCCTAACACGAGAGGCTGTCGGTTCCGGCCCCGGGACATCAGTGTGGAGGTCCAGTCATCGGGTTCCACTTGCTCCGACCCCTGCTGGCCGCGGCTCTGGCGATCCAGCGGCTGTGTCCTGGGCGGGGGGGCTGTATCCCTGCCACAGACACTCGGGTGGGGTGGAACCTTGGGGCTGCAGCCAAGAGGGGGCTGGCTGGAGAGGGAGCAGGCCGCGGGCCTGGCAGGCGCTCTGCCACCCTCCCATGGCGGGTGCTCGGGCTGGGTCTGCGGACTTTCAGGGTTGCCTGGGGCAGGATGCcctccagaaatatccagctgttcCAATGCCGTCTGCACCTGAAGGAGCTTCAGTTCTTGCAGCGCACCCATCATACAGTTCATCTGGTCCTGTAAGCCATCACCCACCTCCTTCATGGACATCTACAGGGGACAGAGAAAGCACAGGGCCAGTGAGCCACAGGGATAGGAGGGCAGACCAGAGCCCCTGCCTAACACACATGCCAGGGTCCTGCCACCCGCCTCTAACTCACCTCTctacagtctggcccagtgcagcTCCGTGCTAGCAGAGGAggagtttgtgtgtgtggttttaaaaagattttgtttatttgaaaggcagagagagagagagagagagagagagagagaccttccatcctctggttcacaacccaaatagccacaaagaccagctgaagccaggagccaggagcttcttctgggtctcccacgtgggtgcaggggcccaagtgcttgggccatctttcactgctctacccaggcacattagcagagagctgcatcagaagtggagtggccaggactcgaactggcgcccacataggattctggcactgcaggtggtggttttacccactatgccatagcgccagcccccagaggagGAGTTTTAAAGCAGATATGGCTAGATGGAGGAAACGACAAGAATAGTGGCTAACTACTTAAGGCAGGCACTGCGCTAAGCTGTACAgatgcagctccacttccgatgggGCCTCGTCCTGCTGAGCCCATCCCGAGTGGAAACATCGGAAGTCAAAAAATG containing:
- the INKA2 gene encoding PAK4-inhibitor INKA2; this encodes MDCYLRRLKQELMSMKEVGDGLQDQMNCMMGALQELKLLQVQTALEQLDISGGHPAPGNPESPQTQPEHPPWEGGRAPARPAACSLSSQPPLGCSPKVPPHPSVCGRDTAPPPRTQPLDRQSRGQQGSEQVEPDDWTSTLMSRGRNRQPLVLGDNVFADLVGNWLDLPELEKSGEKGEPRGAGEPQAEKGQPRELGRKFALTANIFRKFLRSVRPDRDRLLKEKPGWVTPTASEPRAGRSQKVKKRSHSKGSSRCAFPGTGEPRRADSPAARCPKALEASPSGFDVNSAVWV